The following nucleotide sequence is from Geotrypetes seraphini chromosome 10, aGeoSer1.1, whole genome shotgun sequence.
AGTTCTGCTTAGAAGAGGAGCAGTATTTCATTTATTACATTTATTAGTATTTTTGTTGGTTTGAGTGATTTGATTTTAATTCTATAAATTTTGAAATTTAatttgtttagggctccttttacaaaggtgcactaggacCTTAACGcatgcactagccactaccgcctcctttttcgGCTactgcgcgctatagcgcacggtaattttgtgcatgcactaaaaaccctagtgcaccttcgtaaaaggagcccttagtgttttatATATTTGGTGTCTGAACACGTGGTTTCTTTTAGGTTCCATAGATGATGTGCTGGGAGATCTCTTGGATGCAGATGGTAAGCATTTGGGGTCGATTTGAAGAGTTTTATTAATTTGTTTTGGGTAGCTGATGCATGTTTCTATCTATTGCAGGACAGATCTATCAAAATTGCATGAGCCCTGGGTTTGTTAATTAAACTCTTCTATGCAGGGATTTGTGAGAACAATTTTAAAACTGTCCACACTGGGATGTTGCATCTTTCCTTAGTGTCCTTACCAGATCAGTCCAGAACCCGTGGGTTATGTCTGTCAATCAGCAGATGGACAAAGCCCAGAGGTTTTAAACTGGTTTGGTGGTACTACAATTAGCAGGTTCCATTTTCAGTTTAAAAGTATGTGCATTCTTTTGTTTTGAAATTTGCCAGGGAGAAAATTACATGCAGTCATTTGAATTTGCTTTTTCTGTAGATACATTTCTTTCTAGTTAAAGTCTTTGTGCAAAGGGCTTGTATAAAATTGCACAGGAACATGTATGTAAAAAGTAGGCACATGGAAAGAGTGTACTACTTTTATATGATCTGCAAGTAGGTGTTTATGGGGCTGAGATGGGGCAAAATTGCAGTGTAAGTGCatattttcaaaatgtgcatgTATACACAAAaacatgcacacatttatactTTCAGAGTGGGTTTTGTGCCACTGGGTTCTTTAGGGACAAATACTTTTTGTATAGTTTCTTCAACTTCCTAACGAAAGAGTCTATGGGCATGTTTTACAAAGCctcgctagtggctgccgcgcggcaacagccccgaagccctttaaatatctatgggcttcggggccgttaccacgctgcagccgctagcacggctttgtaaaacaggccctatgtgtTGTGTCTTTATCCTGGCTCTATCCCATACTGCCATTGCTGACGCACACACCAACTTATGGTTTTCTGGTAAAGGTTTCCTTTTGTCATAATGATGAAGAACATCGAGTCCACGTGACAGTCTAGCAATTGACAGCTGACAGACTGACTTCCCAAGGAGCCAGTTTTTGGGTGCAGATCGCAAATTAGATGACgccatacaaactaattatgcACAATCGCCTGCATACacaacacacaagcaaacagtgcAACCTGGGGTGGCCTCTAAATATTGTTTAATCAAGCTGAAGTTTGACGCCTGAGTGAGACATATCAAGTGGGCAAAAATAAGCCTTGTGGggacaagatttgacaaggttgatttttttttctttttgtatgctaTCATGGACCATCCTAGTGCAGCATATATGTCTGTTGTTATAGCTATAcagaaaatacagtggtacctcagtttacgagtgcaccggtttgcgagtgttttgcaagacgagcaaaacattcgcaaaatcggcgcctcggaaaccgagacggagagaacgtgaactcgcaggccttgagcatgcgcacatgctcaaggccagcacagaagaggaggccgacatgccggtgctacattaaagtaagaagagggctctgggggacttcaggttgcgACGGAGgggttcccgatggcggcggggggggggggtgccggatcgtggggaggaggtgctggttctcgtggggggggagcagcgctgctggcctcggtgggggggtgggaatgtatcaaagcgagtttccattatttcctatggggaagctcgctttgataaatgagcattttggattacgagcatgctcctggaacggattatgctcgtaatccaaggtaccactgtacaatcCTAAATCATCTCTGTAACAGAGAACAAGAAATTTCACCCAGAGCTAATAGAGCCCACTCTGTGGAACACCCATTTGTGTCTAAGGTCCATTTAGAAGCATGAATCCCCAAAATGTTGTATGTGATGGGTCCTGAAACTTTGATCTGAACAGTATACCAAATAGAAAAGTTAGTATGTGGAGCCATAAATATGCACTTCATaagatttctttttctttgggaGGTAGGCTAAAAATGCAAACATAGAATCTAGTGTGGAAAGTATGAAGACTGTAAATCCACAGCTTCCCATTTCACCATCTTTTTATATTTCTACTGCTTTTTGTTAACCCaggcaaactttttttaaaaaagagctgACTTATCCATGTTCTCTTATTTCAAGATGGAGTCCCAGTTAAATCCAGCAAACCTTCCTTGCTTTCAGAAGCAGTTGCAGGAAGACCAAAAGGCATTAACCCAGCCATCAGTAAGAAGTAAGGACAGAACATGCTAACTAATACTGTCAACCAGTTAACTTGCCACCACATGTCCTTTCATGTGATTGGGGGCTGTAGAGATGGCCAGATCAGCTCACTTGATACATTAATTACACatttcagttttatttatttatttgaattaagCTCATGTCTTTTCAATAGTACCTCAAGGCAAGTTGTGAGGCTCATGCTTTTCCTTTTGCTCTTCATAATGCGATTACATCATTGTAAATAAACTGGTGTTTAATGGTCTCTGATGTAAGTGCTCTTCGTCTGGAAAGAGATATGCTTCATATCGACCATTCTGGCATTGCAGCCTTTTTAAACCACCACATTTTTGCTAGTATTTGTAGAATCGCTAAATCATggaaggttgttgtttttttttccaggttaCTTTAGCTCATCAGCCGTACTATATTAGCCGTACTGTATGTTGCAGAAGGGCTGTTGGAAAGGGTTTGCCTTTTGCAGATCAtgctaaaatattttattttttatttaaaaaaatctttattcattttcatatcttacaacaagtgtataatattcaatcaaaaatttttacaaatcacttgacattcttacttataatcattaaagtataaaagaatccctccccacccaccccgtccATTAATAATAAACCAATTAGCAAATATCATATTTCCAAATCCCACCCTAcctatatcttatataataacaAGGTGTTTAAGGTGCTCAAtattatggtaactcaaataaggcaggaagattactagcaaattttcttaaagcaaaaaagaggaaaactaaaattattgcaattaaagataaacAAGGAGGTACACACACTAAAATTGAACAAATTTTGAAGCAATTTCTTACTTTTTATAAGgatttgtattcttccgagtcttatgaaaataaagatcATTTTAAAATATACAACAGGGTGCACACCCTGGAAAGTCTGTCTAACAGGAAGAATCTAGTAAATCTTTGAGGCATGGTCTAGAGCAgtatctcgcaaactttccggccggtggcacactaaatccagtgcccaggccggaaggcacctggaagtgcgtggTGGTTGACGTGCATCTGGCCGCGACCTGCTTCAGTGGAGGGATCGGGAGTAGGAGAGGTGCGAGGAGAGGAGGACAGACgccagcaaggaggagagtcgCATAAATGCGCAGGAGACTTTCAGCTGAGAGGACGTCCTGGAATTGGACCAGGGTAAAAGAGGGGTATTGGctccaaattaatttaaaaatttttgtgttccctgacaaatcagcatttgttttttcatatttatataataaacataaatttgcccaccagaacgtAAAGCTAAGACAATCCCAATTTTTACAGTTGCAGTTGCTTGTAATTTACATGCAACACAGTTCCACAAATCACTACCTCATAAGTCAAAGGGATTGcagattctaaaatattattaatatgtccccaaatcgacttccaaaaactcAGTATCATAGGGCAATAAAACTAAAttaatttggagcccattgatgtcttttgtagaattattgtAGTTTTAATATTGTTTGATATAATATTTAAACATCCGGGGGGGAGGTATATGTATATGTTTTAAATGATCTTCTaatttaagtttttaaaaaaaaatttttctggaaggaggggaagggagggatttttttttaagggttgatgaactgtttctgaatgtttataagtgcttaattcTCAGATTTATGACAAGTATGTTATATTGCTCTTTTGTAAgaattgaaaatttaataaagaataaaaaaaataaaaaaaggaggggTATTGGGAGTAAAAGGatatatttctttacagaaagtgtgtgtggggggggggaggggaggtggatgCTTGATACAGCCTTTCAGTGGAGGTGCTGAAGATGAGGACGGTATCTCaagtcaagaaagcatggaacaagcACAAGAGTGTCTGATGAGGAGGAAGGGGATTTAGTATTGGTATAGATGGACAGATTACTAATTGGTGAAGAGGCCATCTCATCTTTTATCGGCCATCATTTTCATTCTCAATGTCAACAGGAGGCTGCATGGATCTGCAATGAAACAGACACAGAAAGGAGCAGACACAAGTCCaatatagagaaaaaaaaaagtcctttatTTAACAATACCCATCATGGACCACCTTTTGTCTGCACACAGGCTTCATTGTTGGTTTCAGAGCACCAAAAGGGGCTCCCAACTGAATGATTAGTATACTACATACTTCAACTAAAATCTCAGAAATGTTGTTTCATTGCTGCAGTTGTCTCTAACAGCTTATGCTTGACTGAGATTTTAGTTGAAGTATGTAGTATATCAATCATTCAGTTGAGAGCTCTAGATCCAATTTCAGTGCTCTGAAACCCCTGATGCAGTCCGTGTGCAAGAAAAGTGTGGTCCACATCGGGCATTGTTAAATAAATCCCTTTTCTTCTGTATATTGGACTTGAATCTGTTCCTTTCTGCATCATTTGCTCTGTTACAGACAACTTTCAGTGTGCCACAAAATAGAAACCTTAAAGAAACAAACTACATCGAGAAACATGCTCTTCCACTTCCTTCCTTAAAACTTTGTGAAATATCTATATACAGTAGTTTTAAGCTGGCTGGTTTGTTTCCTCCAAGGATTGGAGCAGAAGATAATTCTCTCAAACTAGAGGCGTGCTGACCTCTGTTTTTTCATATTAAGAATGTGCACAAGCCACTTTCCCCCATCTACCAAAGGTTATCTGCATTCTATGCTACCAGCAGCTTTGTCACAGGCTCTTTCTGTTTGACAGGACACTCCTGAGTGACGATTTCTTCAGCAAACtagcacaggaggcagaagctGGAGCTGCAGAGGTAATGAAATGTATGGAaatgtttgtttatgtttattgagaatATGATATACAGCTGCttcattttactgacctaagcagtttGCAATGTAACAATTAaaaacagaaaggaactccatagaacatattcagataggaaagatagagatagagaaagatacaAGATATATACATATTTTCATGTACAGTGgcacctcggtttgcgagtaacccggtttgcgagtgttttgcaaaacgagcaaaacactcagcaaacttttgcctcgcaaaccgagcatgttccggTGTACGAGCACcttccccccgctctaaccggcatcgcagcCCCCCCTGAACCGGCatcacaaacccccccccccacgaataccccctcccccccgcaagaaccgcaaagcacccccatgctgaaagcggcatccgcccgcccttcctcccaaatacggtccttaccccttctgctcgttgtaagggtgaatgcgagctaccgcctcttgcctgggctgggccttgagcatctgcacatgctcaaggccttctggctcttgttctctcggagatctcgttctctccgagagaacgagagccagaaggccttgagcatgcgcagatgctcaaggcccagcccaggcaagaggcggtaGCTCacattcacccttacaacgagcagaaggggtaaggaccgtattattattattattatatcctaACAAGTATtcattacaaaaacaaaaattaatttaaaaatagagAAAATTAAACTAAAGTGAAAAAAAAGGTCCAATTAAATAAAGGCTCAGTCCTATGCAAGGCAACTGCAGGACACAATGGCCGAGACGAAGGCGAGGTAGAAGAGGCATGAGGGTCCCAATGGCCCAATGAGAGTCTGagtgtagaaagttatagaatattctcctatagcaggggtagggaactccggtcctcgagagccgtattccagtcgggttttcaggatttccccaatgaatatgcatgagatctatttgcatgcactgctttcaatgcatattcattggggaaatcctgaaaacccgactggatacggctctcgaggacaggagttccctacccttgtccTATAGTGTCTTATAATTGCTAGTaaactcagtggcgtagtaagggtgagcggcgcacccccccttctctttccccaaaccattttaacttctccggtgtgagcagcatgcccacgtcagtgtcagctcgccctttgatgtctcTTCCTAGGTctcagaagtgacgtcggagagcgCCGATGTCGACATGGGCAGCAATCTTGTGCCGGAGAAGTAAAAAAAGTTATggaggaaggcaaggggcatgcggCAAGGAGAGTAGCGGGAGGGGAGACGAAAGGGGTGCCATGCCTTTAGCAAGACAGCGCTTGGGTATATTTGTTAAAATGGAGTGGGGGAGGTAAGCTTTCATGAAAGGGAATTatgcatcaataataataaaaccctaagcgcgcatgcacacttctacctccgtgatccctgcctctgtgATTCATAGCTCTGTGGCAGTGTTTGACACGTTCAGCAGTTTGTGTGCGGTGGACCCTTTTCCTTTTGGTTTAATTTCGGTGGGCGGCGGCAGACTAGGGGGTGTTTGAAGCGGTGGTAGGCCAGACGGTAGGTAGCAGTAGCAGAGGCCAgttcagggggggcaggctttGCAGGCAGGCAGTCTGGCTTTAGCGTGgcagatagggagggaggtaggctggctagctttgggggaggggggtgggacaaaggctggaaggcagtgaggaaggacataggaaagagcactggagacactaaggacatgggaaggggcactaaggacatgggaagaagacactgggggcactagggacaggGGAAGGggtattaaggacatgggaaggaggcactggggacactaagaacataggaagtaaggagggagggaatagaaaggaacaattgttgggcctgagggtagaaagcgtccaaggagagagagagacagaaagaaagacagacagacacatctactctagtatccgttaatgtaatgggcttaaacacttgtTTATTAATAAAACTGGTGGCATTCCATGAAAGTGGGATAACATCAAGAGAAATCAGGCCAACTATAGGCATggccatttacaccaactaaaacatGGTGCATCCCATGTGGATCCCATGCCTAAAATTTGTGTAAATTTGCGTGCAAATTATGCGTGTAAATTTTAATCAAGTTCAGTTAGCCCCAATAATTGcttaagatcccaattatcaTCATTAATTGACTCACTGTTCAATTAAATTGCGCATGCAGATTTGTAACGTATCCAAATTTGCGCGTgcaatttttagtgctttttatGGGATTATGATGCAAACaattacaaattaaaatttatgatacatataaaatacatataaaatacaGTAGTTTGACAATTTCTCCCCAGTTCTCACTTTAATTccttatttaataaaaatacattttttagttCTATCTCCTGCTCCCCCCAGGCTTACTACTACCTACAGAAAATAGGAATAATTTGCTCATAAAGAAAAGCTTTTACCAATGtgggtgtgtgagagagagagagaaagagagagtcgGGCCTTTCTTGTTGCTAACCTTTAACTGCTTTATTTTCATAAATACTGCCACACtcttgggggctccttttacgaaggtgcgctagtgtttttagcgcacgcacaagattagcgcgtgctatagcgtgcgctagccgaaaaactaccgtctgcttaaaaggaggaggtagcggctagcgtgcactaaaaccactagcgcacctttgtaaatggagcccttagaTTCTGTCTATATGCAGCCTTTGTTTGTGTGGCACTTACAAGCAGTGCCCTGAAGTTAGTCTGACTGAAGCAGCATGTGGTGAAACCACCCAGATTTTCGTGGGATTATGTCCTTTTTGGGGGTGCATATTATGTTGTGGAATTAAGCAGCTTCTAAAGAGTGTAAATGCATGCTAGGTAAACTTTGTTTCTCTGTTTTTGGgatgaaatatttgatattggtTTTTCTGTTTTGGGGAATTAGGAGTCTGACATCTCAGATGCAGATCCACTGGTGTTATTAGAAAGCATGAAGGTAACTAAAGAAGTTTCTTTGTATTTTGTCTAAAGACTTGGCATGGGTATATGTTCAGTTTAGCAGAAGGTAAAATTATAACACCCACATAAATTTAATTGTGCATTCCATATATGCAGATAACCAGCTTGTCCAGATATCTAGTTCTGATCTATAAACGTTTCAATGGATACAAAATGCTCCTCCTGGTTAATGCTATTTCTCCCTTGCTCAGAAGTCAAGATAGCATATGAAAGTGTGTTTCCAACATATACCTAAAGATAATCGATTTGGATGGATTGCAAGTTAGCTTCAGGATTGTGTATTGATTCAAGGAGAACCTATTCTGTGCTAGTGGTACAGAGTAATGACATCAGAAAGGTGTCTCCAGTGTGGGAGATGGGGATAACTCTGACCCTGCTGCTGACACAGAATGAATTCTCCCAAAGAGCCAACAAAGACCTTTAGGCTTAAAGTTATCCTTCAGCTAAATGTACCATGTTGAACAGTCATTCACTTTTAAGTATTCACCTGGGGGCTCCCCTGTTCTGATagcttttcattttattttcaaaagagaCTTGTAAACAGAGTCAAGCCCTTATGTAGGGATGAATTGGTATATAAGATCAAGGATTGGATTCTGAAGTATGCAATAATAGTAACAACTGTCTACTAAAAAGCCTTTATGAACTGCTTAGCTGGTGTCTCTCCTTTGTAGACAGAAGATATTTATTCAGTCCCACATAAATGGAGTAAAAGGATATAGATCTCACCTTTCTCAGTAGTTCAAGacaatttacattcaggtacagtgggTATATCCCTGTCCCCAGAGGGTTTATAGTATGTACCtggcaaaggagggttaagtgacttgcccaatgtTACAAGGAGTGGCACTGAGATTTGAACTCCTGGTTCTCAGTTTGCTACTCtacccattaggctactcctctactctATTATGAAATATTTAGAATCGAAAAAAAGGCCACTTTCCATTAATATGCTTACTATCGCATTAATAGTACGAGAATAAAGGATGCAAAATTTTACAAATGTCTTCAAAATCATTACAATTTCCATTTCAGATTTCACTAGCTTTTTTTGTATTGGGGTTCACTGCCTGCCCTGGGCTCTTTTTGGAATCCTGTTGTCATGGGTCTAAATCTGATAGGTATCACTATTGGCCAGGGCTATCCCCATGAACTATGACTGTTGCCTCTGCAGCAACATGGGCAAATTGATCCAGGAATCAAACCCAAGACTCCTGCATGGCTTTGCTACCGGGATTAGTTTCTAAATGTATCAataatttacattacatttagaTCGTTTTATGAGCTCTATTTCCATGGCATATATTTCAAATATAGGAGATAAATTTATAACAGGATGCCTAGGAAAAAATTCCAAAAATACATCCATTTTATAATGGTAACCCAAATTTATGCCTACGAGGCAGGTCCTAGTACAAACTCTTAAGGCACTTTACTATTTAGCTCGTTTCCAACTGAAAAACTGACTATCTGTGACCATCTCTTGGAAAATATGACTAAAATTGTGGAtacaaaatgttgagaatgggtCTTCTGCATATATTTTTTGTGGACTTATACAATAAACTGTGATTTATTTTCCCCTTGGGTGCTCTCCTTGTTTTGTTTGAAGCCCCTTGTTCATCCCTATTCTTTTTATTGTTCTCTCATCATGGCAACAGAGAGAACTTTTCCTTGTAATAACAACAATACAGAagaaaaaggcaagggagacgtCCTTCCAACCAAGCAAAAACTTTTTTGCCACTATAGTCATTTGAGCCAgtgtctcctgaggaaggcatttagatacgccgaaacttggatccttgtcattaaatttgcagatgacaccaaactatacagcagggctcaaaccaaggaagactgcgaggagctccaaaaagatctaacgcagctggaaaagtgggccgaaaaatggcagatgagcttcaacgtgggaaaatgcaaggtcatgcacgtggggaaaaagaaccagatgttcacatacaaaatggggggaacaccactaggggttagtaacctggagagagacctgggagtgatggtagacgcaacactgaaggcatcggcgcaatgcgccacagcctctagtaaagcaaacagaatgctgggtatcattaagaggggtattacgaccaggacgaaggaagttatcatgccgctgtatcgtgcaatggtacggccgcatctggagtactgtgtccagtactggtcgccatacctcaagaaggacatggcggtacttgagggagtacaaagaagagcaaccaaactgataaagggaatggaaaatctcccatataccgacagattgaagcagttgggacttttctccctggagaagcgaagacttagaggagacatgatagaaaccttcaagatcctgaagggcatagaaaaagtagacagagacagatttttcaaattaaggggcaccacaagtacaagggggcattgggggaaattgaaaggggacaggtttagaacaaacgctaggaagtactttttcactcagagggtggtagatacatggaacgcgcttccagaggctgttgtggacaagaaaacactaaatggattcaaagaaggtttggatagattcctagaagaaaaagggattgggggatacagataggtatagaccattgctcaggcaatgggcctgatgggccgccgcgggagcggaccgctgagcaggatggacctatggtctgcctcagcggaggcaacttcttatgttcttatgttcttatgttgttggGACCGTGCTTATGAAAGAATAAAGGTTTTTGCTTGGTTGGAAGGatgtctcccttgcctttttctTCTGTATTCTTCTCATCTTGGACCTTTTTTTCTTTGGACTTTGTTCTGGAGGATGACCAGTTTTCATGTCACATGCCCTTAAGCAAACttcaaaataaaattgaactgccataatttattttatttttttacataagAGTGGGATTTAGACTATTATATTACAAATTGTATATTgcaacagaattcattaaaatgtcattttttgtttctggtgactttTTAGTCCCATTTTCCCAGATATAAGAAttcctgctgctgggtcagaccagttggtccattgtgcccagcagtccactcatgcggtggcccttaggtcaaagaccagtgccctatttgagtctagccttacctgtgtatgttctggtccagcaggaacttagctaatcttttcttgaatccctgaagggtgttttcccctataacagcctctagaagagcgttccagttttcttccactctcttggtgaagaagaacttccttatgtttgtgctgaatctatccccttttaactttagtgagtgccctcttgttctcttcacctcggagagggtgaacaatctctctttctcgaCTAAGTCAGATCCCTTCATGCTCACATATAgtcctattttatttattcaattttctataccgttctcccaaaggagctcagaatggtttacattaattttattcaggtactcaagcatttttgatAAAGCAAAACTCCACCTCACTCAGTGagataaagaaattttttttccttacctCACTGAGTGAGGTGAAGTTTTGCTTTATCAAGATTAGAATTACCTCGCTCACATCTTCATTGTCATtgagtactcaagcatttttccttgtctgttctggcaggctcacaatctatctaatgtacctgggacagtggggggattaagtgacttgcccagggtcacaaggagcagcgtgggtttgaacccacaacctcagggtgctgaggctgtagctttaaccactgcgccacactcgccCCTACATTGCCATTCAACAATAAGGCATTGCTTTATATGACTTCTTAATGTCCAAAGGGGTCTCTCGTGAAAGACTTTTGTcagatgccttctgaaaatccaaatatagtGCATCGACTAGCTCGCTTATATCCACATTGCTAAACTCATTCTGACTCATTCTAATTAAACCGTATCTGTGTGGTcagtaatttttgtttttaacaatAGCTTTCACCCTTTTTTGCTCAGATCCAATGTCAGTCCTATAGTTTCCAGATtattatgataataataatactgACCACTATCCTATTCTTAGTCCTTGTGGCTATTTTAAATGATTAATGATTTAATGTTTGGGCTGAATTAATACAGTATCAGGCTGGTGATTTATTGCTCTTTTAGTTTATCAATTTGCTATGGTATATCTTTTGGATTTACAGTGATTTGCTTTAGTTGTTCCAAATCATCGTCATCAAAGAAAGTTTTCAGCGTAGATATGACCACTGTTGCCTAGGGGAGAGGGGATGTTCGGGTTGCTGTTccaaagctaaaagaaagtaaattagcaggtaagaacctaatttctccttaagtgacttgctcagggtcacaaggagcagtacgggatttgaacccacaacctcagggtgctgaggctatagctctaaccactgcaccacacactcccgtTAGCAGGGTTTTATAGTTAAAGCTTCTGAATTTCACTGGATTTTTCCACATGGGTTTGTATGTATG
It contains:
- the FBF1 gene encoding fas-binding factor 1, giving the protein MQKGYRGRGLEHTKKLLEHQNEAWNTQLAPKLGLEHTHPKPKETPGPQEAGRWREQPNWTPSLECSVNSSYTSPVIMPTVVAPKIKKGLKGSIDDVLGDLLDADDGVPVKSSKPSLLSEAVAGRPKGINPAISKKTLLSDDFFSKLAQEAEAGAAEESDISDADPLVLLESMKITSLSRYLVLIYKRFNGYKMLLLVNAISPLLRSQDSI